In Oscillatoria acuminata PCC 6304, a single window of DNA contains:
- a CDS encoding PAS domain S-box protein yields the protein MKTEGGRSYRGEVLVVDDTVANLKLLVDLLSGHGYKVRAAPNGLLALQAVEVSIPDLILLDIMMPDLNGYDVCKHLKSHEETRPIPIIFISALYETFDKVRGFAVGGSDYITKPFQEAEVLARIEHQIKLQNLERELRERNVQLSWEIQGRNAAEQEKDKLIISLQKSQKSLATAQRVAGVGNWELNWLARHLELSDEMFRVLGMPPQLKPSYAEVLKMIHPQDRSRFSKIIKQAIVSGSSYQIEGRIQRPDGEIRYVEAKGEVILDLHRKPIQIFGTILDITTRKQVKIQLEKQLIRSELLRGITEKIRSELRLEKLLDTAASEIREALGVSGTEIYTYLESRIPSLQIEAFAVAEGYQRSQELELPLDENPYTPKFLEHDRCIPIPNIQTDPLFQPVLSRSPGFQVKSMLLVRTSYKGQPNGALVLHEYDRPREWNLGEIELIETIAAQVGIAIAQANLLKREKQARAKLNQQNQQLQQQINARILTETALKTSESKYRNLVETSQDLIWTIDTKGRITFVNAAVRDIYGYSPSEAMGRAFTELIHPSRWSQDQEFFRKILLEKQEISQYETTHITQAGTPIYMMLNAIPLRDEAGFVIGITGTASNITQLKQTQAKLIETNRLQKAILNSAEHTIIATDPQGTILTFNAAAERLLGYKAHEVTTQANVVIIHTREELQERADTLTAELGYAVAPGFDAIVAKARLGVPDIREWTYLRKDGSRFPVWLSITALQDAIGQITGFLGIGSDITDRKQAEEALKQAAIAAQMANHAKSEFLANMSHELRTPLNAILGFAQVMAGDPSLHPEHQQQIEIINRAGSHLLELINDILEMSKIEAGRTTLKIEPFDLGQMLRDLEDMLQFKAHEKNLLLSTEVTPNVPLYIRADQAKLRQVLINILGNAIKFTQRGAITLRVHRGSGEFEWGNHRDYSTEFLQFEVEDTGPGIAPEEMNLIFESFGQTETGRKSGQGTGLGLPISRQFVRMMGGEIQVNSVVGVGSTFIFVIQVEEVDPSEVPQTQSKGMVIGLAPDQPTKRILVVDDMLESRLLLVKLLGSIGFEVREAENGQEAIATSLQWQPDLILMDIRMPIMDGYEATKQIKAIVGSHKPAILALTASVFEEDRSAVFAAGCDDFLRKPLEKDELLEKIGHHLNTGYIYAPNSSPYQRFKPEAETGEISLEQLQSYLGKMPPQWIAKIYDAAAQCSDDMILELIEEMPPDFEPAGRALTQLAENFQFHQIMHLTYSEDL from the coding sequence ATGAAAACAGAGGGCGGTCGGTCTTATAGAGGCGAAGTTTTGGTCGTTGACGACACCGTAGCTAACTTAAAACTGTTAGTAGATTTGCTGTCGGGGCATGGATATAAAGTCCGCGCTGCACCGAATGGCCTCCTAGCACTTCAAGCCGTAGAGGTCAGTATTCCCGACCTGATTTTACTAGACATCATGATGCCGGATCTCAATGGATATGATGTGTGTAAACATCTCAAATCTCACGAGGAAACCCGCCCGATTCCCATTATTTTCATCAGTGCCTTATATGAGACTTTTGATAAGGTTAGAGGATTCGCCGTGGGCGGGTCCGATTATATTACTAAACCGTTTCAAGAAGCGGAAGTTTTAGCCCGGATTGAGCATCAAATCAAACTCCAAAACTTAGAACGAGAATTAAGAGAGCGGAACGTTCAACTAAGCTGGGAAATTCAGGGACGGAATGCGGCGGAACAGGAAAAAGATAAATTAATTATTTCCTTACAAAAAAGCCAAAAGTCTTTAGCTACTGCCCAACGAGTTGCCGGGGTGGGCAACTGGGAATTGAACTGGTTGGCCCGACATTTAGAGCTTTCCGATGAAATGTTTCGAGTTCTGGGGATGCCACCTCAACTCAAACCCAGCTATGCTGAAGTTTTAAAGATGATTCATCCCCAGGACCGCAGCCGGTTTTCTAAAATCATAAAGCAGGCGATCGTCTCAGGGAGTTCCTATCAAATCGAGGGTCGAATCCAGCGACCGGATGGAGAAATTCGCTATGTAGAGGCCAAAGGAGAAGTGATTCTCGACCTCCATAGAAAGCCCATTCAAATCTTCGGCACAATTTTAGATATTACCACACGCAAACAGGTCAAAATTCAGTTAGAAAAACAATTAATCCGCAGCGAACTCCTCCGAGGCATCACGGAAAAAATCCGTTCGGAATTACGACTAGAGAAACTGCTGGATACTGCCGCATCAGAAATTAGAGAGGCGTTGGGGGTGAGTGGTACTGAAATTTATACCTACCTAGAATCTCGCATTCCTTCCTTGCAAATTGAGGCTTTTGCCGTGGCAGAAGGATATCAACGGAGTCAGGAGTTGGAACTGCCTCTGGATGAAAACCCTTACACCCCAAAATTTTTAGAACATGACCGCTGCATCCCCATCCCTAACATTCAAACGGACCCCTTATTTCAGCCCGTTTTGAGCCGGTCCCCCGGGTTTCAGGTCAAATCCATGCTATTGGTGCGAACCTCGTATAAAGGACAACCGAATGGGGCCTTAGTTTTGCATGAGTACGATCGCCCCCGGGAATGGAATTTAGGAGAAATCGAGCTAATTGAAACCATTGCCGCTCAAGTCGGCATTGCGATCGCCCAAGCCAATTTATTGAAACGGGAAAAACAAGCCCGCGCCAAACTTAACCAACAAAACCAACAACTTCAACAACAAATTAACGCCCGCATCCTCACGGAAACCGCCCTCAAAACCAGTGAAAGCAAATATCGCAACCTGGTTGAAACTTCTCAAGATTTAATTTGGACCATTGACACCAAAGGACGGATCACCTTTGTCAATGCAGCAGTGCGAGATATTTATGGATATAGCCCATCCGAAGCAATGGGGCGAGCATTTACTGAGTTGATTCACCCCAGTCGGTGGAGTCAGGACCAGGAATTTTTCCGCAAGATTCTCCTGGAAAAACAAGAAATTTCTCAATATGAAACCACCCATATCACCCAAGCCGGAACCCCAATTTACATGATGCTGAATGCGATTCCCTTGCGGGATGAAGCCGGGTTTGTCATTGGCATTACCGGCACAGCGAGTAACATTACTCAGCTCAAACAAACCCAAGCCAAACTCATTGAAACCAACCGGCTACAAAAAGCGATTCTCAATAGTGCCGAACATACCATCATTGCCACAGACCCCCAAGGCACGATTCTCACCTTCAATGCTGCTGCTGAACGATTGCTGGGCTATAAGGCGCACGAAGTGACCACTCAGGCGAACGTCGTGATCATCCACACTCGGGAAGAACTTCAGGAACGTGCCGACACCTTAACCGCTGAACTGGGGTATGCAGTCGCCCCCGGGTTTGATGCGATCGTCGCCAAAGCCCGTCTAGGGGTCCCGGATATCCGGGAATGGACCTACCTCCGCAAGGATGGTTCTCGCTTCCCGGTGTGGCTTTCGATTACGGCTTTACAAGATGCGATCGGTCAGATTACTGGATTTCTCGGCATTGGCAGCGACATCACCGATCGCAAACAAGCCGAAGAAGCCCTCAAACAAGCGGCGATCGCCGCCCAAATGGCTAACCATGCCAAAAGTGAATTTCTCGCCAATATGAGCCATGAATTGAGAACCCCCCTCAATGCCATCCTCGGCTTTGCTCAAGTGATGGCAGGAGACCCCTCCCTCCACCCGGAACACCAACAACAAATTGAAATTATCAATCGCGCTGGGTCTCACTTACTAGAACTGATTAATGACATTTTAGAAATGTCTAAAATTGAAGCCGGGAGAACCACCTTAAAAATAGAACCCTTTGATTTAGGGCAGATGCTGCGAGATTTAGAAGATATGTTGCAGTTTAAAGCCCATGAAAAAAATTTGCTCCTGAGCACTGAAGTTACGCCAAATGTTCCCCTGTACATCCGCGCCGATCAAGCCAAATTGCGCCAAGTATTAATTAATATTTTGGGGAATGCCATTAAATTTACTCAAAGGGGTGCCATTACCCTGCGCGTTCATCGAGGCAGTGGAGAGTTTGAATGGGGGAATCATCGAGATTACTCTACCGAGTTTCTCCAGTTTGAAGTCGAAGATACCGGACCTGGAATTGCGCCGGAAGAGATGAACCTAATTTTTGAAAGTTTTGGGCAAACGGAAACGGGACGCAAATCGGGCCAAGGAACGGGATTGGGTTTACCCATTAGTCGTCAATTTGTGCGAATGATGGGGGGTGAAATTCAAGTAAACAGTGTCGTAGGAGTCGGCAGTACCTTTATCTTTGTAATTCAGGTGGAAGAGGTAGACCCGAGTGAAGTTCCTCAGACTCAATCCAAGGGGATGGTGATTGGGTTAGCCCCGGATCAACCGACTAAACGCATTCTCGTCGTGGATGATATGTTAGAAAGTCGGTTGTTGCTCGTCAAACTCCTGGGGAGCATCGGATTTGAAGTGCGCGAAGCTGAAAATGGACAAGAGGCGATCGCCACCTCATTACAGTGGCAGCCGGATTTAATTTTAATGGATATCCGAATGCCCATCATGGATGGCTATGAAGCCACCAAACAAATTAAAGCCATTGTCGGAAGTCACAAACCTGCGATTTTAGCCCTAACTGCCAGTGTGTTTGAGGAAGACCGTTCCGCAGTATTTGCAGCAGGATGCGATGACTTTCTTCGCAAACCTTTAGAAAAAGATGAACTCTTAGAAAAAATCGGGCACCATTTGAATACCGGCTATATTTATGCCCCCAATAGTTCTCCCTATCAACGGTTTAAACCCGAGGCTGAAACCGGGGAAATTTCATTGGAGCAACTTCAATCTTATTTGGGAAAAATGCCTCCTCAATGGATAGCAAAAATTTATGATGCTGCTGCTCAATGCAGCGATGACATGATTTTAGAGTTAATAGAAGAAATGCCTCCAGATTTTGAACCGGCAGGACGGGCTTTAACCCAATTAGCTGAAAACTTTCAATTCCATCAGATTATGCATTTAACCTATTCGGAGGATTTATGA